The following are encoded in a window of bacterium genomic DNA:
- a CDS encoding lasso RiPP family leader peptide-containing protein, with protein sequence MSPARPRLKVSHPRGTGPAGLEDGRGALAVARLARSEKRRYKSPRLERHGDLRTLTLGGSPGVGDSGDMFSQNPLV encoded by the coding sequence GTGTCACCGGCAAGACCCCGATTGAAAGTAAGCCACCCGCGGGGCACCGGTCCGGCCGGGCTGGAGGACGGCCGTGGTGCTCTTGCGGTTGCGCGCCTCGCTCGATCGGAGAAGCGGCGCTACAAGTCCCCCAGGCTCGAACGCCACGGCGACCTGCGAACCCTCACACTCGGCGGCTCTCCAGGCGTCGGCGACAGCGGCGACATGTTCTCCCAGAATCCTCTCGTCTAG
- a CDS encoding response regulator transcription factor yields the protein MIKVLIADDHKMFRDGLRRVLEDESSLEVVAEAENGPEALDKSREFQPDIVLLDVVMPGRDSLEIVEELKRWNPGMRVLMLTSHSEDQYALRCLRAGADGYMTKINASDELITAIRKIHGGGKYISEALAELLAQSIGRDSSQMPHESLSDREFQVMRMIGDGKTVSEIADELNLSVKTVSTYRTRILEKTQLRNNAEIMRYVLDNDLID from the coding sequence ATGATCAAAGTCCTTATAGCCGACGACCACAAGATGTTTCGAGACGGGCTTCGGCGAGTGCTCGAGGACGAGAGCTCGCTGGAAGTCGTGGCCGAGGCCGAGAATGGCCCCGAGGCCCTCGACAAGAGCAGGGAGTTTCAGCCCGACATCGTTCTTCTGGACGTCGTCATGCCCGGGCGAGACAGTCTCGAGATCGTCGAAGAGCTGAAGCGGTGGAACCCCGGCATGCGAGTCTTGATGCTGACCTCCCATTCGGAAGACCAGTACGCTCTGCGTTGTCTGAGAGCTGGCGCCGACGGCTACATGACCAAGATCAACGCCAGCGACGAGCTGATCACCGCAATTCGCAAGATCCACGGAGGTGGTAAGTACATCAGCGAAGCCCTGGCGGAGCTGCTGGCTCAGAGCATCGGCAGGGACTCGTCCCAAATGCCGCACGAGAGTCTCTCGGACCGCGAGTTTCAGGTCATGCGCATGATCGGGGACGGCAAGACGGTCTCGGAGATCGCCGACGAGCTCAACCTGAGCGTCAAGACGGTCAGCACCTATAGAACCCGAATCCTCGAGAAGACGCAGCTCCGGAACAACGCCGAGATCATGCGCTACGTGCTCGACAACGACCTCATCGACTGA
- a CDS encoding zinc metalloprotease, whose amino-acid sequence MTNTIRSSAVLLVTLILFGCGWVPAFAQTGETASFLQQFPRDSDRRDLKENIAFADADGAMRPGVKCATRSVGQFERTMIDAALGDLIANRGRSHRYGELNIPLVLHMVRTSDRTGHLKKKHIKRQIRVLNRAYASHGIRFELQAIRRHVDDEFARGCADKGIERDFKSRHAVDPANTLNIYTCMPDGYLGYSSHPWDLPEDSFMHGVVLQYSTFPKGSAAPFNLGDTLVHEVGHYLGLYHTFEGGCSDGDQVADTPAEQSPAFGCPLKRDTCSAPGMDSVRNYMNYTDDSCMNQFTPGQGEQMRDAIAAFRQSL is encoded by the coding sequence ATGACCAACACCATCAGATCGAGCGCAGTCCTCCTCGTGACACTGATCCTGTTCGGTTGCGGCTGGGTGCCCGCTTTCGCTCAGACCGGCGAGACGGCCAGTTTCCTCCAGCAGTTTCCTCGCGATTCCGATCGCCGAGACCTCAAAGAGAACATCGCCTTCGCTGACGCCGATGGAGCCATGCGACCGGGTGTCAAATGCGCCACGCGTTCGGTCGGCCAGTTCGAGCGCACCATGATCGATGCCGCGCTCGGTGATTTGATCGCCAACCGGGGGCGCTCGCACCGTTACGGCGAGCTCAACATCCCGCTCGTCTTGCACATGGTGCGCACGTCGGACCGCACGGGGCATCTGAAAAAGAAGCACATCAAGCGCCAGATCCGTGTCCTGAACCGAGCCTACGCCTCACATGGCATCCGGTTCGAGCTTCAGGCGATCCGCCGCCACGTCGACGATGAGTTCGCCAGAGGCTGCGCCGACAAGGGCATCGAACGCGACTTCAAGAGTCGCCACGCCGTTGATCCAGCCAACACCCTCAACATCTACACCTGCATGCCCGACGGCTATCTCGGCTACTCCTCGCACCCCTGGGATCTCCCGGAAGACAGTTTCATGCACGGAGTCGTCCTGCAGTACTCCACCTTCCCCAAGGGGTCAGCGGCCCCCTTCAATCTGGGCGACACCCTCGTCCACGAAGTCGGGCACTACCTGGGCCTGTACCACACCTTTGAGGGCGGCTGCTCGGACGGAGACCAGGTTGCCGACACCCCCGCCGAACAATCCCCCGCTTTCGGCTGTCCTCTCAAGCGCGACACCTGTTCGGCGCCCGGAATGGACTCGGTGCGCAATTACATGAATTACACCGACGACTCCTGCATGAACCAGTTCACACCGGGACAGGGCGAGCAGATGCGAGATGCGATCGCGGCCTTCCGCCAGAGCTTGTAG
- a CDS encoding EAL domain-containing response regulator, with protein MKRALILDDDPVVLNLLVEFLRGPRLHLVTCSEIEAAECLLDRDPFDVLVTDLAVSNLGGAEGFRLVRHARAHFPNLQVIVYSGMLNDELRDRGLALGVIELLDKPAGLLRLKELIEMGSPDRAREPADSGEVTRVATLDEVLANHAISAVLQPIVALAPTVSSPALLGVEGLARGPEGSGLGSPELLLGYASRKERLFEAELQCVEAVLGEARHLPGIGKLFVNMSPRALSAPGSATILADLVSHHGYRYDDIVLELTEEQSILNLPAFDVTLNDLREKGFGLALDDYGSGYANLQLVQQLPLDYLKIDGLFARDLPGALRKQAIVSSAIEMARELGISTIMEHVETADELEIVKNLGAAFAQGYYFSAPRPARELASSFAPPAVTGAILRDPS; from the coding sequence GTGAAAAGAGCCCTGATCCTGGACGACGACCCGGTCGTTCTGAACCTGCTGGTGGAGTTTCTGAGAGGTCCTCGGCTCCATCTCGTGACCTGTTCCGAGATCGAGGCCGCGGAGTGCCTGTTGGACCGGGACCCGTTCGATGTGCTGGTCACGGATCTCGCGGTTTCGAACCTGGGTGGGGCGGAAGGCTTTCGCCTGGTCCGGCACGCACGCGCTCATTTTCCGAACCTCCAGGTGATCGTTTACAGCGGCATGCTGAACGACGAGTTGCGCGACCGGGGGCTGGCTCTGGGAGTGATCGAGCTGCTCGATAAGCCCGCCGGGTTGCTGCGGCTCAAGGAACTGATCGAGATGGGCTCGCCCGACCGCGCTCGAGAGCCCGCCGACAGCGGCGAGGTAACGCGGGTGGCGACCTTGGACGAGGTCCTCGCGAATCACGCGATCTCGGCCGTTCTGCAGCCGATCGTCGCTCTCGCCCCGACGGTCTCGTCACCGGCGCTTCTCGGAGTCGAGGGTCTGGCCCGGGGGCCCGAGGGCTCGGGGCTCGGGAGTCCCGAGCTTCTGCTGGGTTATGCATCAAGAAAAGAGAGACTCTTCGAAGCCGAGCTGCAATGCGTCGAGGCGGTGCTCGGCGAAGCCCGACATCTTCCAGGCATCGGAAAGCTTTTTGTCAACATGAGCCCGCGCGCGCTGTCGGCGCCGGGGTCTGCGACGATCCTCGCCGACCTGGTGAGCCACCACGGCTACCGGTACGACGACATCGTCTTGGAGCTGACCGAAGAGCAGTCCATTCTCAATCTGCCGGCTTTTGACGTGACTCTGAACGATCTGCGTGAGAAGGGCTTCGGGCTGGCACTCGACGACTACGGCAGCGGCTACGCGAATCTCCAGCTCGTGCAGCAGCTGCCACTCGACTATCTCAAGATAGACGGCCTGTTCGCGCGGGATCTTCCAGGTGCCCTCCGGAAACAGGCGATCGTGAGCTCGGCCATCGAGATGGCGCGCGAGCTCGGTATTTCGACAATCATGGAGCACGTGGAAACCGCGGACGAGCTCGAGATCGTCAAGAACCTCGGAGCGGCATTTGCCCAGGGCTACTATTTTTCGGCGCCGAGACCGGCCCGGGAGCTGGCGTCCTCATTCGCGCCTCCGGCGGTGACCGGGGCGATTCTCCGGGACCCGAGCTAA
- a CDS encoding response regulator — MKLSPGGPTEPGGLGLSVPMKGLVVDDSPAIRRRLIERLEGIEGVRVVGEAGDTGEALAAIRSAPLDFMTLDIRMPAVGGLTLLGALQKMAHAPRVVVITNNATPEYRRRCMELGAFAFLDKSNQFDELILIVEKLQRTTAHERRRV; from the coding sequence ATGAAGTTATCGCCTGGCGGGCCGACTGAACCGGGGGGGCTGGGCCTGAGCGTTCCGATGAAGGGTCTGGTCGTGGACGATTCACCGGCCATTCGTCGGAGATTGATCGAGAGGTTGGAGGGAATCGAAGGTGTCCGGGTCGTCGGCGAGGCCGGAGACACCGGGGAAGCGCTCGCGGCGATCAGGAGTGCTCCGCTCGATTTCATGACCCTGGACATTCGAATGCCGGCCGTGGGCGGTTTGACCCTGTTGGGAGCGCTCCAGAAGATGGCGCATGCCCCGCGGGTCGTGGTCATCACGAACAATGCCACTCCCGAGTATCGCCGCCGCTGCATGGAACTGGGTGCGTTCGCGTTTCTGGACAAGTCGAACCAGTTCGACGAGCTGATTCTCATCGTCGAGAAACTGCAGCGAACCACGGCTCACGAAAGACGGAGGGTGTGA
- a CDS encoding response regulator transcription factor codes for MIRLLVADDHPIVREGLKRLVEECRDMEVVGEAESGDEILAMAHTHEADVVLLDVSMPGPGVLETIRRLRLTREHLRILVLSVQPEEEYATRALRAGAKGYLMKNHSPEELVGAVRKVFDGGTYISSALAERLVFEPDATESPPHERLSNREFEVLRMLASGQSIKEIGARLSLSAKTISGYRARLLEKLDLRTTADLIRYGIKHGLDS; via the coding sequence ATGATCCGCCTTCTCGTCGCCGATGACCATCCGATTGTTCGGGAGGGCTTGAAGCGACTCGTCGAGGAGTGTCGCGACATGGAGGTCGTCGGCGAGGCGGAGTCGGGGGACGAGATCCTGGCAATGGCGCATACCCACGAGGCGGACGTCGTCTTGCTCGACGTGTCGATGCCCGGTCCCGGGGTTCTCGAGACCATCCGGCGGCTCCGGCTCACGAGAGAGCATCTCCGCATCCTGGTGCTGAGCGTGCAGCCGGAGGAGGAATACGCGACGAGGGCGCTACGGGCAGGGGCGAAGGGCTATCTCATGAAGAATCACTCGCCGGAAGAGCTGGTCGGTGCCGTACGCAAGGTCTTTGATGGGGGCACCTACATCAGCTCGGCGCTGGCAGAGAGGCTGGTGTTCGAGCCGGACGCCACGGAGTCCCCGCCTCACGAGAGGCTCTCGAACCGCGAGTTCGAGGTCTTGAGGATGCTGGCGAGCGGTCAGTCGATCAAGGAGATCGGCGCGCGGCTGTCTCTGAGCGCGAAGACGATTAGCGGCTATCGCGCGCGTCTCCTCGAGAAGCTGGACCTCAGGACGACCGCAGACCTGATTCGGTACGGCATCAAGCACGGGCTCGATTCCTAG
- a CDS encoding PAS domain S-box protein, producing the protein MLVLATQILLVGLVVLGLYALKGRLGLALVFVFVASNQFVQNLLVTTVYVDLFDRYPVSPGSAVLFSSSLFALLLIYLKEDIATTQRLIYGILLANLTLAAVALSTRWGVAQGQLEEIGAVSDWFAHYEIGGFALGTGLLVADAFLLIILYETFRSRFRWIPEWFRIVFSLLIVLWLDTAVFVGLVFRGEPGMVDTLFGNLAGKGLAGVLYGSLLWGYLKLSREDPAVQESREIRDPLSILTFGERYQLLRQEVEQLERLRERERQRAEIALRGARLGAWNWQIQTGETFHDDLWAEMLGYSRERIDARIESWQNRIHPEDRAPVKETLNAHLDGATPFYEVEHRLRTRTGDWKWILSMGRVVEWDEDGRPLRMTGTHMDIHERKLAEERAARFSVVLEGSLNEIYTFDAETLRFEEVNRGARENLGYSIEELRRLTPLDIKPEFTAESFAELLETLRRGSQKVVHFTTVHLRKDGTRYPVEVHLQLMTGGAPVFVAIALDITERRRAESELLQLERRYRELFEGAPLQYVITESHDGVPIVTESNSTFLETLGYERNEVVGRPLSDFYTPESTTELLEGGGYQNALDGQPVHSERQLVAKSGEVVETLLRALPETDSDGKVTGTRAMYVDITDRKRAETKLRHSERQLRRLAARLEAIREEERKEMSREIHDELGQALTSLKIDLSWMGQKLDSAPSDLVGRVESMISTVDQTIEQVRDLSARLRPAVLDDLGLGEAVRWQARQFADRSGLECSVDLRAPAEADLDCEAECATAVFRILQEALTNVLRHAEASRVEITLGLVRSQLELRVEDDGKGMGSDRVSGEGSLGLLGMRERAEQLGGSVETGASGTGGTMVLARIPL; encoded by the coding sequence ATGCTTGTTCTCGCCACACAGATTCTCCTTGTCGGACTGGTCGTCCTCGGCTTGTACGCCCTTAAGGGGCGTCTGGGCCTTGCCCTGGTCTTCGTGTTCGTCGCCTCCAATCAGTTCGTTCAAAACCTGTTGGTGACGACGGTCTACGTCGACCTCTTCGACCGCTACCCGGTCTCGCCGGGATCGGCGGTGCTATTCAGCTCGAGCCTGTTCGCGCTGCTGCTGATTTACCTGAAAGAGGACATTGCGACTACCCAGAGGCTGATCTACGGCATCCTGCTGGCCAACCTGACTCTCGCTGCCGTGGCCCTGAGCACGCGCTGGGGCGTGGCCCAGGGCCAACTCGAGGAAATCGGCGCCGTGTCGGACTGGTTCGCGCATTACGAGATAGGTGGCTTCGCTCTGGGAACGGGGCTCCTCGTCGCGGATGCGTTCCTCTTGATCATCCTCTACGAAACGTTTCGCTCGAGATTCCGTTGGATCCCGGAGTGGTTTCGAATCGTGTTTTCACTCTTGATCGTGCTCTGGCTGGACACGGCGGTCTTCGTCGGGTTGGTGTTTCGCGGCGAGCCCGGCATGGTCGACACTCTGTTCGGGAACCTGGCGGGCAAGGGCCTTGCCGGGGTCCTCTACGGGAGCCTGTTATGGGGCTACCTCAAGTTGAGTCGAGAAGATCCAGCTGTTCAGGAGAGCCGGGAAATCAGGGATCCGCTGTCGATTCTCACGTTCGGAGAGCGCTACCAGCTCCTCCGACAAGAGGTCGAGCAGCTCGAGCGGCTGCGCGAGCGTGAGAGACAGCGCGCTGAGATTGCCCTGCGCGGCGCCAGGCTGGGTGCCTGGAACTGGCAGATCCAGACCGGCGAGACCTTCCACGACGACCTCTGGGCGGAGATGCTCGGCTACTCGAGAGAGAGGATAGACGCCCGCATCGAGTCTTGGCAGAACCGGATCCACCCCGAAGATCGAGCTCCGGTGAAGGAGACTCTGAACGCTCATCTCGACGGAGCCACTCCGTTCTATGAAGTCGAGCACCGGCTGCGCACCAGGACCGGTGACTGGAAGTGGATTCTGAGCATGGGCAGGGTCGTGGAGTGGGACGAGGACGGAAGACCGCTTCGGATGACCGGAACCCACATGGACATCCACGAGCGCAAGCTGGCGGAGGAAAGGGCCGCCCGCTTCAGCGTAGTGCTCGAGGGGTCCCTCAACGAGATCTACACGTTCGACGCCGAGACGCTTCGATTCGAGGAGGTAAACCGCGGCGCCAGGGAGAATCTGGGCTACTCGATTGAAGAGCTCCGCCGGCTGACCCCCCTAGATATCAAGCCGGAATTTACCGCCGAGTCTTTCGCGGAGCTGCTCGAGACCCTGCGACGGGGGAGCCAAAAGGTAGTCCACTTCACCACGGTTCACCTGCGCAAGGACGGAACGCGATACCCCGTCGAGGTCCATCTCCAGCTCATGACCGGTGGCGCACCCGTCTTCGTCGCCATCGCTCTCGACATCACCGAGCGTCGGCGAGCGGAGTCCGAGCTCCTGCAGCTGGAAAGGCGATACCGGGAGTTGTTCGAGGGAGCACCGCTGCAATATGTAATCACCGAGAGTCACGACGGCGTTCCCATCGTGACCGAGAGCAACTCCACGTTCCTGGAAACCCTGGGCTATGAGCGGAACGAGGTCGTAGGGCGCCCTTTGAGTGACTTCTACACGCCGGAATCAACCACCGAGTTGTTGGAAGGAGGCGGATATCAGAATGCCTTGGACGGGCAGCCAGTTCACTCTGAGCGGCAGCTGGTGGCCAAGAGCGGCGAGGTGGTCGAAACTCTGCTGCGGGCGCTGCCGGAGACGGACTCGGACGGCAAGGTGACAGGTACGCGCGCGATGTATGTGGACATCACCGATCGCAAGAGAGCGGAGACCAAACTGCGGCACTCGGAGCGACAGTTGCGCAGGCTGGCGGCCCGGCTCGAGGCGATTCGTGAAGAGGAGCGCAAGGAGATGTCGCGGGAGATCCACGACGAGTTGGGGCAGGCGCTGACCAGCCTCAAGATCGATCTGTCCTGGATGGGGCAGAAGCTCGATAGCGCTCCGAGCGACCTCGTCGGACGGGTCGAATCGATGATCTCCACGGTGGATCAGACCATCGAGCAAGTGCGTGACTTGTCGGCGCGGCTCAGACCGGCCGTGCTCGATGACCTGGGTCTCGGTGAGGCCGTCCGCTGGCAGGCTCGGCAGTTCGCCGACCGATCAGGCCTCGAGTGTTCCGTGGATCTGCGGGCTCCGGCGGAAGCCGACCTTGATTGCGAAGCGGAGTGCGCGACGGCGGTTTTCAGGATCCTCCAAGAAGCACTCACCAACGTTCTGCGCCATGCGGAAGCCAGTCGGGTCGAGATCACGCTGGGCCTGGTCCGTTCGCAGTTAGAATTGAGGGTGGAGGACGACGGTAAGGGGATGGGTTCGGACCGGGTGTCGGGTGAAGGCTCCCTCGGGTTACTCGGAATGCGTGAACGTGCGGAACAGCTGGGCGGGTCGGTGGAGACGGGCGCGTCGGGGACCGGTGGCACCATGGTGTTGGCGAGGATTCCCCTATGA
- a CDS encoding EAL domain-containing protein yields the protein MSAGDPSVRTILIVDDEPESLGALVEYLRAPHLHIMTCSEIEAAECLMDHHGVDVLVTDLEVANLGGLKGIRLIRHAAACAPELEVVVLSDGLTPEQRDLAMALGVTEPLEYPKDRNRLRDLIADAPRARGRATGKAGGEVTHIGSLEEVLESHGISAVLQPIFHLDSALPVPEGYGVEGLARGPEGSVLRDPEIFLAYASKKERLLETELQCIEAVLDEARHLSRVGKLFINVRPRSLSTPGFAMKLVERVLEHGFRPRDIVLELTEQQSILDQRAFGAILNALREDGFGLALDDFGNGFANLHLVQQLPLDYLKIDGFFCRNIENDPRKQSLVRSIVEMARGLGIATIVEAVETESELEAVGSLGASLAQGTYLSPPVPGSELAKSFSPRKATDGGEDSSSSEPEEWLPVRGEQDRVDHEISNLLTAIALYAAQSMKRVGTDHALYEDLRQILSASEEAIALKES from the coding sequence GTGAGCGCAGGCGACCCTTCTGTCAGGACGATCCTGATCGTTGATGACGAGCCGGAGAGCCTCGGGGCCCTGGTCGAGTACCTGAGGGCCCCTCATCTTCACATCATGACGTGCTCTGAGATCGAGGCCGCGGAGTGCTTGATGGATCATCACGGCGTGGATGTTCTGGTTACCGATCTCGAGGTCGCCAACCTGGGAGGTTTGAAGGGAATCCGTCTCATCCGGCACGCCGCCGCCTGCGCTCCGGAGTTGGAGGTGGTCGTTTTGAGCGACGGGCTGACTCCCGAGCAGCGCGATCTCGCGATGGCTCTGGGGGTGACGGAGCCGCTCGAGTACCCGAAAGATCGGAATCGCCTTCGGGATCTGATCGCGGACGCCCCCCGCGCGCGGGGCCGTGCCACCGGCAAGGCCGGCGGCGAGGTGACGCATATCGGTTCGCTGGAAGAGGTTCTCGAGAGTCACGGCATCTCCGCCGTGCTTCAACCGATCTTTCATCTCGACTCGGCACTCCCGGTCCCGGAGGGCTATGGCGTGGAAGGCCTGGCGCGCGGACCGGAGGGGTCGGTTCTGCGGGACCCCGAGATCTTCCTGGCCTATGCGTCGAAAAAGGAGAGGCTTCTCGAAACCGAGCTGCAGTGCATTGAAGCCGTGCTCGACGAGGCTCGACATCTGTCACGGGTCGGCAAGCTGTTCATCAACGTACGGCCTCGCTCGCTGTCGACTCCCGGGTTCGCGATGAAACTCGTTGAGCGGGTGCTCGAGCACGGCTTTCGTCCAAGGGACATTGTTCTGGAGTTGACCGAGCAGCAGTCGATTCTCGACCAGCGAGCTTTCGGCGCGATCCTGAACGCCCTTCGAGAAGACGGCTTTGGACTGGCTCTGGACGACTTCGGAAACGGGTTCGCCAATCTGCACCTTGTCCAGCAGTTGCCGCTGGACTACCTCAAGATCGATGGCTTCTTTTGCCGGAACATAGAGAATGATCCGCGAAAGCAATCGCTCGTCCGTTCGATCGTCGAGATGGCGCGAGGCTTGGGGATCGCGACCATTGTGGAGGCTGTGGAGACGGAGAGCGAGCTCGAGGCCGTGGGCTCGTTGGGAGCCTCGTTGGCGCAGGGTACTTACCTTTCCCCTCCGGTGCCCGGCTCGGAGCTGGCGAAGTCGTTCAGTCCGCGGAAGGCTACGGATGGCGGGGAGGATTCCTCGAGCTCCGAGCCGGAGGAATGGCTGCCGGTCAGGGGAGAGCAGGATCGCGTCGATCATGAAATCTCGAACCTGTTGACGGCGATCGCTCTCTACGCGGCGCAGAGCATGAAGAGAGTGGGGACGGACCACGCTCTGTACGAGGACCTGAGGCAGATTCTGTCGGCGAGTGAGGAGGCCATCGCGCTGAAGGAGAGCTGA
- a CDS encoding PAS domain-containing protein encodes MRTYLTRIPFLAGRISSEARETLDGQVLRALAPVSGGLAIAFSLFAVLNLLDDLSPRATTAIVGGDLGSVGCFLLLYIALKRRMIPARRANVLALGVVALSLANILVVIGLAREPLYLSYLAIVAVACGSILLSLRWLLAALGLAAVSSAPLAWRMLSSESLFHYGVLLVAASALAVIVLVARRSDALATHRALASAKRETARRRETEASLLDSERRMEFAIAGSQGGWWDISMDPDAPETLPDAITLDPTVKAFIGFEDHEFPGSLREWRSRILPADLERHSAAVAEHLAGKTPLLEVEYRIRHRKGGVRWIYSRGRIQRDENGNPTRWSGIDWDITDSKQTEDRLNLLTRAVEQSPSLVIITDIEGTIEYVNPKFTRTTGYSAEEAIGKKPSFLKSDQTAPDTHRELWETIAAGREWQGEFRNTKKDGSAFWVISSISPIKSATGVTQHYLAVQEDVTERKKVEARLAQAQNLESVGQLVSGVAHDFNNLLTAVIGFAELGLRQAAEGMPLHRELMEIKKAGLSASDLTRQLLAFSRRQMLEPRVLNLNDVVTDVEQLLKRTINEDIHVELTLDPDLGATRVDPAQVSQILVNLAVNARDAMPEGGRLTIETAEVELDGDHAFGTAVPDPGPYVLLAVSDTGEGIDEQTQERVFEPFFTTKPRGQGTGLGLSTVYGVVKQSGGFISLYSEPGIGTSFKVYFPRVEATVEARTAQAATEARGGGETILVVEDNDGVRKVAARTLKNRGYRVFSCAEAQEAVRIFGEQEIDLLLTDIVMPGTNGATLAQDLKGKRPSLQVLLMSGYTERSVLDAHEMGFDTFFLHKPFRLDDLLTKVGRCLDSRS; translated from the coding sequence ATGCGCACTTACCTCACCAGAATTCCGTTCCTAGCTGGGAGGATCAGCTCGGAGGCGAGGGAGACTCTGGACGGGCAGGTCCTGCGGGCGCTGGCTCCGGTCTCGGGCGGCTTGGCCATCGCGTTCTCGCTATTCGCCGTCCTCAACTTGTTGGATGACCTGTCGCCCCGGGCGACGACCGCGATCGTCGGCGGGGACCTCGGCTCGGTGGGCTGCTTCCTCTTGCTGTACATCGCGCTGAAGCGCCGGATGATCCCCGCGCGCCGGGCCAACGTCTTGGCCTTGGGTGTCGTCGCCCTCAGCCTTGCCAACATTCTGGTGGTCATTGGGCTCGCACGGGAACCGCTCTATCTCAGCTATTTGGCGATCGTGGCCGTTGCCTGTGGCTCGATTCTGCTGTCCTTGCGATGGCTGCTGGCCGCGCTCGGGCTTGCGGCGGTTTCCTCGGCGCCTCTGGCGTGGAGGATGCTCTCGTCGGAGAGTCTTTTCCACTACGGTGTTCTGCTCGTCGCCGCTTCGGCGCTCGCTGTCATCGTTCTCGTCGCGCGGCGAAGCGATGCACTGGCAACCCACAGGGCCCTGGCCTCGGCCAAGCGGGAGACTGCCAGGCGTCGCGAAACGGAAGCGTCACTGCTCGACAGCGAGCGACGAATGGAGTTCGCGATCGCCGGGTCGCAGGGCGGCTGGTGGGATATCTCGATGGACCCGGACGCCCCGGAAACGCTTCCCGACGCCATCACCCTGGATCCGACGGTCAAAGCGTTCATCGGCTTCGAAGATCACGAGTTTCCCGGTTCTCTGCGGGAGTGGCGCAGTCGGATTCTGCCGGCGGACCTGGAAAGGCACTCGGCCGCGGTAGCCGAGCATCTGGCCGGAAAGACGCCGCTGCTCGAGGTCGAGTACCGCATTCGCCACAGAAAGGGCGGTGTTCGCTGGATCTACAGCAGGGGCCGCATTCAGCGAGACGAGAATGGCAACCCGACGCGCTGGTCGGGCATCGACTGGGACATCACCGATTCCAAGCAGACCGAGGATCGCCTGAATCTGCTCACGCGAGCGGTCGAGCAGAGTCCGAGCCTGGTGATCATCACCGACATCGAAGGCACGATCGAGTACGTGAATCCCAAGTTCACCCGTACCACCGGCTACTCCGCCGAAGAGGCGATCGGCAAGAAGCCAAGCTTCTTGAAGTCGGATCAGACCGCCCCCGATACCCATCGGGAGCTCTGGGAGACCATAGCGGCGGGCCGCGAATGGCAGGGCGAGTTCCGGAACACGAAGAAGGACGGCAGCGCCTTCTGGGTGATCTCCTCCATCTCGCCCATCAAGAGCGCGACCGGCGTCACGCAGCACTACCTGGCGGTGCAGGAAGATGTCACCGAGCGAAAGAAGGTCGAAGCCCGGCTGGCGCAAGCCCAGAACCTGGAGAGCGTGGGACAACTGGTCAGCGGTGTGGCCCACGACTTCAACAATCTTCTCACCGCGGTCATCGGGTTCGCCGAGTTGGGGCTGCGCCAGGCCGCCGAAGGCATGCCACTTCACAGGGAGCTGATGGAGATCAAGAAGGCCGGACTGAGCGCGAGCGATCTGACCCGTCAGCTCCTGGCCTTCAGCCGGCGGCAGATGCTGGAGCCCCGTGTGCTCAATCTGAACGACGTCGTGACCGATGTCGAACAGCTCCTCAAACGCACGATCAACGAAGACATTCACGTCGAACTGACCCTGGACCCCGATCTGGGCGCGACCCGGGTCGACCCCGCTCAGGTGAGCCAGATTCTGGTCAATCTGGCTGTGAATGCGCGTGACGCAATGCCCGAAGGCGGCCGGTTGACGATCGAGACCGCTGAGGTCGAGCTCGACGGGGATCACGCCTTCGGTACCGCGGTTCCCGACCCCGGACCCTATGTCCTACTGGCGGTCTCAGACACCGGCGAGGGCATCGACGAGCAGACGCAAGAGCGCGTCTTCGAGCCCTTCTTCACGACCAAGCCGCGAGGTCAGGGAACCGGCTTGGGCCTATCCACTGTGTATGGTGTGGTCAAGCAGAGTGGTGGTTTCATCTCGCTTTATAGCGAGCCGGGGATTGGAACGTCCTTCAAAGTCTATTTTCCGAGAGTCGAGGCGACGGTCGAGGCTCGTACAGCACAGGCCGCAACCGAGGCTCGAGGCGGAGGTGAGACGATCCTGGTCGTCGAGGACAATGATGGGGTGCGCAAGGTGGCCGCCCGAACCTTGAAGAACCGGGGCTACCGCGTCTTCAGTTGCGCAGAGGCGCAGGAGGCCGTCCGCATCTTCGGCGAACAGGAGATCGACCTCCTGCTTACGGATATCGTGATGCCTGGTACGAACGGTGCCACGCTGGCCCAGGATCTCAAGGGGAAGCGGCCGTCTCTGCAGGTGCTCTTGATGTCGGGCTATACCGAACGCTCGGTTCTGGATGCTCACGAGATGGGTTTCGATACATTCTTTCTCCACAAACCGTTTCGGCTCGATGACCTGCTCACCAAGGTAGGTCGCTGCCTGGACAGCAGGTCGTGA